ACGCGGGTAGGTGTTGTGTTTGTAGGTGGAAGCCAACAACATCAAGAAAAAGTACtaagaaaacaaaccgaatCGAGATATATTTCCCAATTCGCGTCATACGTCCATCGATCGCATCCATTTCCGCTCGCCATTAACGCACGAATGACGAAAGGCGGAATAAAATGGGGCATCTTTTGCTTACCCTTAAAAGGAACTGCGATTGGGGCTGAGCATCCAGACTTAAGCATTCAATTAACTATCCTCAGGCCCGGTGGCGAAGCTTCTCGATTTTTTCGATCACCTCTTTCCGCTCGTCAGCTGCACCAAAAGCCTTAGTGGCAGTAGCGAACTGGCGTTGACAGGTTGCAGCAAAAAGACACACATTCCAACCACAACACCCGTGTGCGCTATTATTCGCGTCTGTCTGTATGATTGACAGCATGTCGCTCTGCGTTCTTCGCTGCGAAACGATTCAAGATCTTGGTTGTTTCGGTTTTGCAAATATGTATAAAATTGTCTTGAAAATTGCAATTGATTTAGTCACTACTTCCAAGAATTATTACGCAAAAATAGCTTGCTAGAGTGAATTTGTATCAGAATAAAGCTCTAATGGCGTCTAGACACATGACATTTTGCTACAATTTCTTCGCTTGTATAGCAGCAACAGGTTTTGTCCTCGTTCCTGTCGCCATGGTCAGCACGCGtataaaaataacaaccaaaatgaaaatgaaaatcaaaacccGATCAACATCCCGAGGCAAAAATCCAGCCACGACCAGTTGTACAATCCTCCCTATTGAGGCCATGTGGACATATTAAACCGACATTGgaatgtacacatttttccagCCTGTGATGGGAGAGGAGGGGGAAGGAGATGGTCAGATCATTTTCCAAACCCCAACAGCAGCGTTGCCATTAATCTACCGCGTCCACTTCAGCCTGGCGCCAGTCGTACGATCGCATTTAAAGATTTGCCGGCACGATTATGGTTCGCCCGGGGTCGGATGATTGACTGTGGCCGGTGTGGTGTTGGACTGTCGTGTCGACCCAGCATACTGCGGTGGCAGCGTTTTGTGGGGAAAATCCTAGAACTGTACGATCCAACTACGATGCTGTTGATACTCAAGGGTAGAAAGGGAAATCTTTTCAAGTGGCTTCAGTTCGAGTGGATCATTTTCGAgtgtttgtttaccttttcggCCGAAATTTTCGCCCCCGAGATTTCTCCCGCGTTTGTTGGAGCACCTGCAGCAGATGGTGCGTGCGTCGGCGACATGTCGACGAATAAAGGAATGTGTCCATGAGCGTGGTGAGCGTGTGGCGGTTCTCAGATTTGTCAACAGATTCACCGTGCCCATAATTAACCACTTCCGGCGATGAGTATGCGACCGGAGGGGTATTACAGTATGTTGGCGGACTGTAAACAAAATTACGACTAATCCGTGATGGGAATAAAGGAACGTGTTGAGGGAATTCATTCGTCATTTGAATCGTACGCTAGATGGCAGCATTTCATTTTAGTATTTGACAAGTGCTGTCTAAGTGAGTATCTCAGTGTGCATGTTGGCTCTTATAGCCAAGGAACTAAGGACCAGTGACTTTCATGGGCTTCGCAACTTAATCTCCAACGTCATCTCCGATGTACTGAAAcattttggaaattattttatagttCCCGGTTGTACTTCACTACCGATGCCTTTGTTGTCTTATTTCCCTAGGGCTAACGTGTACTTCAAGGATGACTTCtggtaaaaggaaaaaaaaactccgggAAGAATCAGTGTCAGTAAAGCACCTTAAAGTATCCAATCTCACTTCACCAATTCCCGGCATGCTCATCCCTCTAACCCAAAGCAACTGTTGATGACAAAATCCATTAACATTCCTTCCAGCTCATTCATTATCGAGCATACATCCCGAACCCGTCTTACGTATACCTTCGTTCGGTGTGATTTATTGAGCGAAAAGAGTTTTAAACTAGGTCAACGATTGGGCgaaaaacagcacaaaagTGCTGTTGGTGCGAAACCCCTTCATCACGGTCAGCTTCTGAACGACTCAAGACGTTTGTAGgcgaaagtatgcaataaaaAACATCCCACAAGTTAAGATGTACGTCAGGACTAATTCAGACAAATGTAGCTGCAAAAGTAGACTCACCCTCAGTGTTTTATAATTCATTAACAACTGCAGACGATGCGCAACTAATATCCTCGTTAGCTTCGTACAAAAGCATCGGAATGTTGCAGcggaaacaaaacacttctAAGAAATCATCGACGGCTTGCAGTGTGCATGATCTCAAAACTCGCTTTGTAAGTGGCGCGCcccaacaataacaaaaacagacaTTGAATTTATTTGGCCTGTGGCCGGAAACAGTTGTTCGACTTAATCACACACGTCGCAGCGCCAACGGGGAACGCACGTACaaagtatgctttttttttggggaggtgAATCTTTTTTACATGCTGTTCGGTTCCTGTAAATTGCATTCCCGTGCCCGTGCCATTCTGTTGATTAATTGAGTctatattttcaaaaagccGCCGTTTCGCTGTATGATTTGTGCTGAGTTTAAAGTTTTGCTGCATTCCTGTTGAATGCGAGTATCCTAACCGGGATGGAACGCTTCGCAAAAAAAGGCTGAGGTCAGTGGACATTATCCCTGCTACATTCCCGGGGTACGTTTGGCGATGGCGTAACAGGTGCCTGGTTTGATGGAAGAAATCTATTTTGCTTGTTAAGCTTCTCCTTCATTACTTGTTTTGTCGTGTAACattttgcaacaacaacaggctTCCAATGTTATTTTGGTCCGATTTACTCATATGTGTGACAGTTGTGAAAACTTCGgggggagagttttttttcagCACTTAATTGTTAAGATGATATTTCTCAAAGTATCAAGAGCACTTGTGTGACGGAATTCTACGCCATTTGTGTGCTGGGCGAAGATGAAATACTTCGTCCAATTTTCACGACCTTCATGACCTTCTCCAAAAACCATGAACCTCAGACGTGGAGCCAGCAACGTTTCATTTGCAGCCTTTGCTAGCTTGCAGAATGGTGGTAATAACATCTCGAAATAGTTCATCTTTGATGGCGATACTTTTAATGTCCTGCCTTGAATTGGATCGTAAAATTTCATCcgaaagtaaatattttccactgCACAAAAATACGGTTTGCGTACTTGATTTTTCTTGGCACTACATCAGACACCACACTCACGTAGTGTAATGCACGATCATAAGTTCAACAAGCTGCAAATTGGACTGTTGCAGAAAGAAATTGATTCGATATGGGAACATTTCATCTAGAATGGTACGGTGACTAAAACGTCTGGAATGTTAAGAATTTCgatcgtatttaaaaaaaaagcaaccccaCTGCCAAAACTGGATCACGGCAGAAACGTGTAAATATTTACTTCTGGATCTATAAATCTCGTCTCATTCAACAAAGTAGCGAAAAGGAAGGTGTATAGCAGGAAGCTGTTTATTTCTGAATGGGGCCAAAAATCAGGAAGAAACATATTGACCGTGCATGACGAACCGTGTGACGTAGTGATATTGATATAATCCCAACTTAAGTAGATGACCACACAAAATTTGGTAAACAATATTCACCCCACAAAGATTCAAGACGCGCTCGAAGAATTAATCATCGATCTTATTTTCGATCGTTGGAAGTTGGTTTGAACAGAGAGTTTCCCGCCATGTgagattatttttgttttgtttttcctgatCATAAATGAAACGATCGCTCCTTGTTTGGAGATGAATTGAATTCGgttgaaaatttgcatttaaagGGGTGGCCAAGTGGTTTGGTGGTACGAAGAACGAtgtaaaatcccatccggaccgaaTAAATGTGATGtcgaataaaaagaagaacagTAAGTTGTTCCATTActtagctttaaaaaaatcgactAGTAGTTGTCTTGAATGTTTTTTATCAGAATAATTGGATAGTTTgccctcactacggtggaacggtccggatgggacttgaaccccggtcctgtcgttagAAGACTGTCGCCCCTAACAATGGACCGCCCATTGTTTACCTGTTTACCCGAtattaatttatataaaaataattcaagctattttttataaaactttttaaaacgAAGGCCAACCGCGTCACGCTGTGCAAAGTTTATACCCAGCTCAAAATCTGATTTGCGATCTTGTCTTGTATCTGCTTGACAAACCCTAACGCCGATCAGCTCTTCTGTATTTACTTTTCTCGACAAAAAGAAAGGACAATTCAATCTGATTGGCTTTATGAAAGGCATTTGCATATTGCATATTCCAATAAAATCGCTAAAGATTTATCATTGATAATGTAATTTAGGGAATAATTCGAATCTGTTCACCGATAGCAAGGAGGTTTATACTTACCTCTCGTGCACGTTACTACCAAAAGCTGCTGTTAGTATTGATGTAATTTTTATCGCAAACAGGTTTTAGCCTCACGGTTCACGTTTAGTTCACCGTTGAACGTTTTAGTTCACAAACAATCATTTTTACAACGATTTTTATTACTAGCTCCATAATGCAgggaaaataacaaacacaacatCCCACTATCCCAAACGGTTGCCGCTGTCGAGAACTGTCAACCTCGACGCCACCTTTCTTTTTATGCACCTTGTTTGTGTCATCAACGTGAAGAAGAGCAGAAACACTTTTGCGGTGCGTGTGCGGAATTTTCGCTAAATTGTGATAAAATAACGCATTTTGGACGCCTGTTGTTCCGTTCTATTCTCTATATGGTCGCGTTCGCATAGTTCATCATTATTATGGAGAaaattgatgatgataagGGGCGCAAATCGCCGCCGGAAAAAAGTAAGTACGGAGTTTTGTTTATCACACAcgcgcgtacacacacacacgcacacaaacgacAAGGATGGTTTATTGCATCGATTCACGCTTTCCCGGCAGGTTCAAAGAAGAAAAGTGACCGCAAGTCACGTTCACGCACCCGAAGCCGCAGCACCAGCCGTGCGGACAAACGGCGCAGCCATTCGCGGAGTCCGAGCTACCGCCGGCGACATGTTGGTTCGTCGAGCAGAAAGCGTTCCCGCAGTCCACCGATGTATCGCCCGAGGCGCCGTTCACCACCGCCCATGCGACGACATGGGCATGGACGTCGGCGTAGCCGTTCGCCTCTTATGAGTGGAAGAGGTGTGGttggcagtggtggtggtggcggcggtggtggaatGCAGATGGGAATGATGGTTGGTAATCCGACCGATGCTCAATACATGATGCAAGGTTCCATGTATGATCCTTCCTTCTACGGAGGTTATGCGAACAATGGAGGGTATATGGGTGGATACGGTGGCTATGATTACGGAATGGTTTCCGGAGGTTACAGCACCGGAACGATGATGGATCCATCGCAGGGAATGATGATGGGCGGAGGTGTACCATCCGAGTGGGACCATGCTCCCGTCCAACCGGTTGTCCAGGAAacggaggaagaaaaacgcaAACGCGAAGGTAAAAGCCAGATTCGCCTACTTCGGTTGCTGACAGCGTTGCTACAACATTCGTttcgttctttcttttctttttcccctaTTTTCTAATTCAGCTGCAGTGACGCTAGAGCTGTTGAATCAGCGTGCGGCAATGAAAAAGCAGCGCGACGATTACAAACAGCGTGCCGGTGCGCTGAAGCGTGAATTGAAAACGCTGAAAGAGCAACGGTCGGACCTTTGCTCCGGACGGGAACCACCCTCACCGACAACGAGCGTGTTTATCAATGAGAATGACAAATTGCAGGTAAGTTAGAACGGAAATGGAAAGATGCGACCATACACGAGACGGTTCCTCACGAGCCTGTTCCTTGTGTATAGAACGCGTTGTAGTAATGTAAGCAAGCTTTTTGAAGCAtaataacaaacacaaaaagataGCATTacaaaataagcaaacaagATCCATTTTAAGATGCTCACACTTgatacaaaacacacagacacatatcCGTctctgttaaaaaaataaatttccattcccCAATGGCCGCCGGGCCGAGCCGTGTGCATTTGGACGATAGTTTTCTCTATTTCTCCACTTTTCCCACAGCCTTTAATTGATGATTGTGAGAGATGAAAAAGGTGATTGCAAATTGCAGTCAGGAACGAAGAATACTGCACACAGGAACgaatcacacacgcacacacgtgtaATGAACGGCGAGAGCTGGCTTCCTTATGATGCTACGGACAGCAAAAAGGTCGAAAGCTGGGCGAAACATGATGCATCTGTAGGCATATCGCAAATTGTGAAGCACGGAAAACCGACTGTACATTGTAACGATCGGCTCATTTGTAAGAGCAGGATGCATTTTGAAGCTGCAAAGGTGTTTGGCAAGCGATTAAGAATTGGGTTATGATGCCCATGCCGTCTCGCCTTTACGCTTCAGAATGTGCCTGCTCCTGCCCGATTGCATCGGGTTCGCACTGGTTTGTAAAGTAGTTTGTAAGCTTTCTGGAGCATCTCTTCTGGCTCGCTGGATTCCATCTGGATGTAGCTGGATTACCTGGGATCGATCGTGTAATCAAATTATGGAGACCCTTTTGAGGACCACCAACACTAGCGTGTAACGTGTTATCACCATCCATCACACTCATCATCTCTCCTTAACGACCGTTTGTATGACGCTACTTGTGGCGGGAATGCTTACTCCGAAAGGATGTAACAAACACAGTCCCCCTGCCATCTGTATCAACACACTTCTTTCCACACACAACCCCGTTCTGAACAGGAGTGATGCCTCTCTAAATATTGGTCATCCCGTGTTGCGTCCGACCATCCCAATACCAATACCTCAGCGTGTGTTCTGCCCAATTTGCGTTAAGAGTCGGATTAAAGAAAGGTTTCAAACGCAACATAAAACTTCTCCAACGGCTAGTTGGCTGAACCCCGTTCTTTATTAATCTGTTTCTTtctcctttccctttttcttctgctttgctCTTCCATTCGCCCGGATTGATCATATCGATCGTAGTCGCAAATACAGGACAAGATCAAAACGATCGAAAATGTGATCGATATGCTGGATGGTATTATAGCGAAGGATAGGACACCGTCGCCGCCGCCCGGTATGCTGCTGCCCGGCACAATGGCACCGCTCCTTACCATTCCGGAAACATCACCGACTGGTGGAACTCGCGAGAGTGATGTGGCAGAAGCGAATCGTCGCGCATACCGTAATCCATCGCACTCGCCACGTGCCGACGGTGGTGCGACGACGAATCGTGACCGATCGGAGTCACCGTCCCCAGAACGGCTAAAGAATGAAGTCCTGGAAAGTATGCAAGCACGAGGAAAACGTAAAACATCTGAACGGTAAGCGGTTCGGGGGGAGTTTTACACGACATTAGAAAAACACTTATTAGATTCaatttgctttccattttccagaCAAAGTGACGGCAATTCTGacggaaaaaagaagaaatcacCCTACAATTACGTTCACTATGATCCTGAACTGCATTGGTGCACTAGCTGTAATGTGTTCCCAAAAACAGCCAAGGAGTATCTGACCCATTTACACTCTGAGCAGCATCAAGTTGGAACACGTGTTGACGAGAGCTCGAGTGAAGAGCTGAAGGCAAAATTTGCACCATGGCGTACACTGCTGGACAAAGACGATACGATGACGAACCCGGACGCACCGTCCAAACGGGTACCGATACGTGGGTTAGAATTTTTCGTTCCAGCTACAGCGTGGTACTGCAAGCTTTGCAACTACTGGATGGGCGATCTGCACAGTGCCTCGTGGCATTTGAAATCGCAAAGCCATGCCGATGCGTACAGCGTAagttgggggtttttttttggaataatGCAAGCCATCACTATATGGAAAAGGGCAGTCCTCGTCCCTATACTGCCAAAGAATCGGTAGAAGGaagataataattatttaaactacaatttccctttttgtatGCCCTCTAGAAACATATCGGTGTCCATAAAAACTACGAAATGGACTGGATGGCGGATCGACAAACAGCACTCGAAGAGTACGGACAGTCGACGAATCAGGATGGAGATATTCctgcaccaccacccccacccACAGCCGAAGAGTTACGGCTAGCTGCCTCCGGTACCCATCCGAACAGTGCCATACTACAGGCATCCTCCTCTTTCCACATTCTACCCAAAAGCTCCAACCAGGAACATAACGATGGTGTATCAAAGTCCGACCCCAACTCTGCAAACTCGAAAaaggccaagaaaaagaaatctcgCAAGGAAGATcggaaagagaagaagaaaaagaagcgaacAAAGAAACGGAAGCGTGCAGCTGCTTCGTCCAGTTCATCCTCCTCGTCTAGCAGCAGTTCCGAGTCTTCCGATTCGGATTCCGACTCGGGCTCGGACGATGGATCTAAGGGAAgtgcaaaggaagaaaatccaatCCATGCCGCTATGCGTAACATTTTGAACTCTAAGGAGGTAAATGCGCGGGAAGTGATGGCGGCAGCAGCCGTcgctgcagcagctgcagctgcaTCAAAGCATGGTGGTAAAGAGGACGGGTCCGGTCCATCCGGTGCCGCAAAAGGTGAGCCTAATTTAGGTACGTTACACAAGACATCAATTACAACTAGAGATGAGAAAACACACCctttttaataatttgaaCTAGAATAGAAGAAGTGGGTAAAGCGATTTAGTAAATTATTCACCACTCCTTAAAgatacataaaaaagaaatgcattgctataatttatttttttgattatactcactcactcactcttactCAGTGTGCACATCTCTAGTTTGAACATAATTGATTTCTTTGCAACCAATCCAACACATTTATCAACCATTGTCTGTCTTCTACTAATGCTTTCTGGGTTTGCTACTTGCAGGCAAATGGACGGTTGTGCATCcggcacaagaaaaaaagctagcCTCAATACAATCGGTACCGCCGCCGAAACCAACATCGAACTTTCCAGTTTTAATAACCAATTCCTCCGCTCAAGATGCGGATGATAGTAAGAAGCGCAACGCTGCAGCTCGTGAAGACGAACGAGATCGGGATCGGGATCGGGATCGGGATCGTGAAAAAGATCGTGACACTAGGGATCGCGATAGAGATCGACGTAGTGTTGATCGGCGAGATCGTTGGGATCGAAGAGACAGTCCGGACCGATACGCTGGACGAGATCGTGACCGGGGACGGCGATACGATTACCGTGACTATCGTGACCGGCGCGATCGTCGCCGAAGTCGATCACGAGGACGCAGGAGCCGCAGTGGAAGCGGTCAAGGACGAAGGTTCCGTCGTCGATCGTCGTACTCACGCTCGCGTTCTCGATCGCGCAGCCGATCAAGCCGGGGAAGTCATCGCGTTATTGAAAAACCGGTAGTAAACTTTCCGCCTCAGCCGAAATCGATAAAACAGGACAAAAAGAGTTCATCGAAGACGTCTGGCAAATCATTTGGCCGTTCGGATGATGGTACGGGTAAAAAGAACAAATCCTCATCGGTCGGGACGGTCAAAGAAAATAACAGTGTGCAACCGAAGAAACTTCCGTTCATTGGACGCATGCCGGTGTTTAAGAAGCAACAGGcggaaaatgcaaagaaagaagaagcggcggcggcagctgctgcagcCGGTCCAAGCGCCGAAGAAAGCAATGACGGTGTTGTTGCCGGGGAACAAGCCGGTGGTGAATTGGTGGTTCCTTCGGAAGGTACTGATTCGGTCAGTGTGTCTATGGCCACTGAAGGCGCTGATGTGAATGAAGCTGCCGGGACAgctttgatgatgatgcctgGCCAGGAAGTAGCCGTTTATGATCCCCAAACAGCACAAGACGCCGAAACTTATCAGTACGCGGAACACCAAATGGAAGAAACAGTAGTACCCCAAGACATGGATGTGGCCAGTGCGGAAGAGCTAGGGGAGGAGAATATGGCCGCCCAGGAAATGGAGAACAATACCGAGGCAACTGGGGACAACCCCGAACAGCAGGATCCCGAAGCGTACGTAACAGCCGATGGGCAGGTTCCGCTGCCGAAAGATTTTCAGGAAGCGTTGGACATTATTTACGATGGTGGCGATAAACCGAAGCGTGCGGATGTGATTGCCAAGGAAGCGGCCgccgctgctgcagctgcggcagcagcagctgctgctaaaGCGGAAACAGTGCCTGATCCGCACGAGCAAGGAGCTCTGATGCCGGGAATGGGTGTACCAATGATGATGGACCACGATCAACCACACATGATCGTACCGGAAGCGATCGATATGTACAACCAGCAGTACGCGCTTGAGTATGGGATGCATTCGGCGGCATACATGGCAGCGGCTGGAGCTGCAGCGGTCCATGGTATGATGAGCATGGGTCACGGTGTTGTGCCTACAGAGATGCATTACGTGGAGGACGAATCGCAGAACCAACCGCTAGACAATATGATGTACGGTGCAATGCATACGGCTTCGAGTGCGGCAGCAATGATGCACCATCACCAAATGATGGCGGCCGGTGCACTCGATCCAAATGCCGCAGCGTACGCGATGGCAATGGTTGCCGGCGGAGGATACACGCCAGAAATGATGGCCATGCACCAACATCATCAAGCTTCGGTTGGCATTACGATGGAACAGGCGGCGGCATCTGATGCTACTCTGAGTGAAGCTTATCCTTCCGAAAGTACAACGCAAGCAAACGAGGGTGAAACTGCTGCAGCAAACACAGAGGAAGCTGCAGAAAAGAGTAAACCAGAAGTAGAAGAGACTCCGGCTGAGAATAATGACGGGGAAGAAAGTCGGACAGAAAcgataaaagtaaaagaagaCTCTATAGATGACAATAAGGAAGTAGTAGAAGGTACAACTTCCTACACGGAGGacgaacagcagcatcagcaggagCAACACGTACTGAATGAAGAGTCAGTCGAAGAAGAACAACCGGTTGAAGAGATGGCCTCCTACACGGAACACGAACACCATGTTGCTGATGAAGAGTCAGCAGAGGCCGAACAAGCTGTAGAGGGAATCTTCGCATACAACGAACGCGAACAACACCACGCGCTAGATGAAGAACCAGTGTATGATAATGATGCAGAGGAAGTCGTCCATATGCCCGTCGAAGAAAATTACGTTGAAGATTCGATGCAATCGAACGAGCAGTACGAGCAACCGGCATCGATGGAAAATTTCGAAGAGCAAGCCCAATCTTCGAACGAGCCATTCGAGCAAGCTACATCAGATGACGGGGGCTATGTAGAACAGCAGGTGCTAAGTTCCTCGGAGGAACACTACGAACAGGTCGAACCGATGGAATCGACGCAATCCATACTGGATAGTATGATGGCTGCTGCCATGGGCAACTACGTTGAGGAGGAAGAAGTTGCCGAAGAACATTCACAAGATTCTTAAGCATACTTACAGGAAGCTTATTTcacaaaacattcatttgtATGATTTTAGAAAGGATTCTCCTATAATTGTAATAATGAATTCAGACGGATTTGTACACTGCGTTGGACTTGCAAAACTACCCAAATAGTCAGGTGTCAGTTGTGTTTAGCCGAATGTTTATTCGTGGAAAGTCACACCACTAgcaattacaattttattgcatcaaaattgttttaaatatgtCTGGTCAGGTTGTATTTTAATGCATATATTTTACGTAAAATTTCAATTGGTTTGCTTGTTACAATTGTAAGCAGTGTAAATGTTGCTGAATAAACAGAAGAATGATGAACAAAAGAACGCCTCatgatattttattattattatcatattTAATGACGATTTGATGGTGTTGCCATAGTAATTCATAGTGAGTTGGACCCTAAGAACAAATTCTACCTTCTCATTATAGTGAACTAGTACTTCTCACGGTTGTAAGAAATGAGATTTGCTTTCATAGTGAGATGTTGTGTTAGAGTTTCTCACCAACAACTTTCACCAaaggaaattgattttcactCTACAAAGGCACTATTCGTGTTACTTTTTATAACTAATTTATCGATACTAAATCGGTAATAATTTCGGTGCTATTCTGTTTAAACCTATTTTTTTactggaaaaatatttattaaatttatgttttgccCTACCTTTGCTCTATGCATATTGGTAtagtttttcacattcaccaacaccaacgcAATCTACCATTAAACGTCAAAACAATTCGCACAAGCCGAACGCGCTTGTTTCTTGTGAAAACGTTTTGTGAAATATTAACATAAATTGGACGTATTTAGCATTATTAACTGGGTAAAACACCctgcaaaacacacattaaCCTGTAATTGATTTAGTTTAAGAAAGGCTTCGTGCAGAATTTACATTAGCAGCACCACAACAAACCAGCGCAATGGCTGACGCAGCGGCAAGACAACTTCAGTACGAATACAAGGCGGTAAGTTGTGAAATGATGTTAGTCACTTTTCGGAATCGTTTAATATGGTCATGCATTTTCCGATTGTTCATTCAACTTCCAGAACTCGAACCTTGTCCTGCAAGCGGACGTCCGGCTAATCGAACGCCCCAGGCGCGATGAGGCTACGGGTGAGGTGATTTCGCTTGTCGGCAAGCTCGACGGTACCCGGATGGGTGACCGGGCACAGCGCAGCAAGCCGGAAAAAACGGAAGAGCGGAAAGCGAAGCGTCAGAAGCGCGATGAAGCGCAGTATGATTTTAACAGCATGAAAGGTGCTACCCTGCTGTCGGAAGGAATCGACGAAATGGTTGGCATTGTTTATCGGCCGAAAACGCAGGAAACGCGTCAAACGTACGAGGTGTTGCTAAGCTTCATCCAGGAAGCGATCGGTGACCAGCCGCGTGATATATTGCGCGGTGCGGCCGATGAGATACTGGCCGTGCTGAAGAACGATCGTATGAAGGAGCGCGAAAAGAAGCGTGAAATTGACGGGTTGCTGGGTAGTGTGGCGGATGAGCGGTTTGCACTGTTGGTGAACCTTGGGAAGAAAATTACGGACTTTGGATCGGATGCGGCCACGGCGATTGGTGGCGTTGGACAGGCTGGTCC
This genomic window from Anopheles maculipalpis chromosome 2RL, idAnoMacuDA_375_x, whole genome shotgun sequence contains:
- the LOC126556687 gene encoding zinc finger matrin-type protein CG9776-like; protein product: MEKIDDDKGRKSPPEKSSKKKSDRKSRSRTRSRSTSRADKRRSHSRSPSYRRRHVGSSSRKRSRSPPMYRPRRRSPPPMRRHGHGRRRSRSPLMSGRGVVGSGGGGGGGGMQMGMMVGNPTDAQYMMQGSMYDPSFYGGYANNGGYMGGYGGYDYGMVSGGYSTGTMMDPSQGMMMGGGVPSEWDHAPVQPVVQETEEEKRKREAAVTLELLNQRAAMKKQRDDYKQRAGALKRELKTLKEQRSDLCSGREPPSPTTSVFINENDKLQSQIQDKIKTIENVIDMLDGIIAKDRTPSPPPGMLLPGTMAPLLTIPETSPTGGTRESDVAEANRRAYRNPSHSPRADGGATTNRDRSESPSPERLKNEVLESMQARGKRKTSERQSDGNSDGKKKKSPYNYVHYDPELHWCTSCNVFPKTAKEYLTHLHSEQHQVGTRVDESSSEELKAKFAPWRTLLDKDDTMTNPDAPSKRVPIRGLEFFVPATAWYCKLCNYWMGDLHSASWHLKSQSHADAYSKHIGVHKNYEMDWMADRQTALEEYGQSTNQDGDIPAPPPPPTAEELRLAASGTHPNSAILQASSSFHILPKSSNQEHNDGVSKSDPNSANSKKAKKKKSRKEDRKEKKKKKRTKKRKRAAASSSSSSSSSSSSESSDSDSDSGSDDGSKGSAKEENPIHAAMRNILNSKEVNAREVMAAAAVAAAAAAASKHGGKEDGSGPSGAAKGEPNLGKWTVVHPAQEKKLASIQSVPPPKPTSNFPVLITNSSAQDADDSKKRNAAAREDERDRDRDRDRDREKDRDTRDRDRDRRSVDRRDRWDRRDSPDRYAGRDRDRGRRYDYRDYRDRRDRRRSRSRGRRSRSGSGQGRRFRRRSSYSRSRSRSRSRSSRGSHRVIEKPVVNFPPQPKSIKQDKKSSSKTSGKSFGRSDDGTGKKNKSSSVGTVKENNSVQPKKLPFIGRMPVFKKQQAENAKKEEAAAAAAAAGPSAEESNDGVVAGEQAGGELVVPSEGTDSVSVSMATEGADVNEAAGTALMMMPGQEVAVYDPQTAQDAETYQYAEHQMEETVVPQDMDVASAEELGEENMAAQEMENNTEATGDNPEQQDPEAYVTADGQVPLPKDFQEALDIIYDGGDKPKRADVIAKEAAAAAAAAAAAAAAKAETVPDPHEQGALMPGMGVPMMMDHDQPHMIVPEAIDMYNQQYALEYGMHSAAYMAAAGAAAVHGMMSMGHGVVPTEMHYVEDESQNQPLDNMMYGAMHTASSAAAMMHHHQMMAAGALDPNAAAYAMAMVAGGGYTPEMMAMHQHHQASVGITMEQAAASDATLSEAYPSESTTQANEGETAAANTEEAAEKSKPEVEETPAENNDGEESRTETIKVKEDSIDDNKEVVEGTTSYTEDEQQHQQEQHVLNEESVEEEQPVEEMASYTEHEHHVADEESAEAEQAVEGIFAYNEREQHHALDEEPVYDNDAEEVVHMPVEENYVEDSMQSNEQYEQPASMENFEEQAQSSNEPFEQATSDDGGYVEQQVLSSSEEHYEQVEPMESTQSILDSMMAAAMGNYVEEEEVAEEHSQDS